The sequence CACACAGATACAGACATATTAGCTCTTTCATCGTAATCAACCCATTCTTTCTCTTCCAAATTGATTTCGTCGAATTTAGTGCCCGAGGATTCACCGACAGCTTTCCATCCAGCTCTTGGTGAAAAATCAGTCGGATCAACTCCACGACAATCGAATGCAACAATAGTTTTGAAAGTTTCAGAATCTTCtgctgtatatttttttaaggaatctgGCAAGATCTCTACGGAATTTTCACGAGCACAGAGTTTACACTTACTCACAAAGTTAGCTTCGCCTCTACCACCCTTCAAAGGTAGCTTTTCTTCAAGAGATACGTATTGCCATTTTTCGGGTTCTTCACCGCAGTtcatacatttcaattttaaataccaACGAAAATCTTCACCATTAGGTTCCAAATCAGTAATATTTTCTAGTACAGCCTTAATTTGGAGGCCTATTTTCACCATCCTCACACTTATCAAATTCCGTAGCGACTCTGCTCCCAACtttgtttatttacaatttgatgGTTCCGATTCGAAAGTAAAAGTTACTAATAATTGCAGAACTGAAAtcgttcaataaaatatttctattcgaaatcgattttcatatttaaaaaatattcctggaTATTATCTTATGATATTATGAAATTCAAGTTGCgactaagcaaaattttattacaatctgaaatctttaaaaatatttccctgAATAATTGAATAtggcaacattttcaatatatgtttacattttgCAAATAATTCGCGTTGTTTGAATTTGCATGCTCGTTCCCGTGAACATGTGcatcttttgtaaaattattatatttatttctatagaataaaTGTGTTGAATGATTTTCATCATTAGTAAACAAAAATacatgttttctaaaaatattttttttctgtttctttagtGATTTTCTAAACCAAGGTTTGTTCTTTTGTTTGACACATTacttaattataacaaaatttattttcttggaatagctaaaaaaatgtttgagaatttaaaacaaagaaatgttttatgaaatttaaatttaattcttaataaaaatagcCTGTTAGTTTTTTCgttactttctaaaaaatttataaaaaaatgttattaaaatgtaatcaacatgaattgtatgaaattttttaatgcaatcgtTTCTTGTGACATTTTTGGATTAAccaattgtatttcaaaaatttccaattaaatattagaaCGAAAAACAAGATAATGTGTAACATTAA comes from Argiope bruennichi chromosome 2, qqArgBrue1.1, whole genome shotgun sequence and encodes:
- the LOC129961669 gene encoding CXXC motif containing zinc binding protein-like, with the translated sequence MVKIGLQIKAVLENITDLEPNGEDFRWYLKLKCMNCGEEPEKWQYVSLEEKLPLKGGRGEANFVSKCKLCARENSVEILPDSLKKYTAEDSETFKTIVAFDCRGVDPTDFSPRAGWKAVGESSGTKFDEINLEEKEWVDYDERANMSVSVCEIEHKFIKV